In Flavobacterium sp. GSB-24, the genomic window CCTACTAATTGTACTTTGTTTCCAATTTTTTCAGTTAAATATTTCCATCCATCCCAGTCATCTTCATACATACCGTCTTCGATAGAAATAATTGGATATTTAGAAGCAAGGTCAGCTAAATAATCAGCTTGCTCTTCAGAAGTTCTGATTTTTCCAGTTTCTCCCTCAAATTTTGTATAATCGTATTTACCGTTTACATAAAATTCTGAAGCAGCACAGTCAAGAGCAATCATAATTTCGTCACCGAAAGTATATCCAGCTTTTTCAACAGCAAGTTTGATTGTATCTAAAGCATCTTCGGTACCACCAGCTAAGTTTGGAGCAAAACCTCCTTCATCACCAACAGCTGTACTTAAACCTCTATCATGTAATACTTTTTTCAAACTATGGAAAATTTCAGTTCCCATTTGCATAGCATGTGTAAAAGAAGTTGCTTTTACTGGGAAAATCATAAACTCTTGAAATGCAATAGGAGCATCAGAGTGAGAACCACCATTAATGATGTTCATCATTGGAACTGGCAATGTGTTAGCAGAAACACCACCTACATATCTGTATAATGGCAGACCTAGCTCGTTAGCAGCAGCTTTTGCAGCAGCTAAAGAAACTCCTAAAATTGCATTAGCTCCTAATTTAGATTTGTTTGGAGTTCCGTCCAAATCAATCATTAATTGATCGATTGTGTTTTGTTCGAAAACAGAAGTTCCAACTAATTCTTCAGCAATAACAGTATTTACATTATTCACTGCGTTCAAAACACCTTTACCTAGATAAGCTTTACCTCCATCACGTAATTCAACAGCTTCGTGCTCTCCAGTTGATGCTCCAGATGGAACAGCAGCTCTACCTAAAACTCCATTTTCAGTTACTACATCAACTTCAATAGTAGGATTCCCTCTAGAATCAAGAATTTGTCTTGCGTGAACTTTAATTATAATACTCATTATTTTTGTTTTTTATTAATAAATTATATTTTTTTTCCGAAATTATAAAAATATTTAATACTATAAACGCATTTTAGTTATTAAACACCTTTATTTATTAACTACATCGTTTTAGACCCAGCAAGTTTAATATTCTCTACAAATTGATCAAACAAGTATGAAGAATCATGTGGTCCTGGACTAGCTTCTGGATGGTATTGTACTGAGAAACAATTCTTATTCTTCATTCTCATTCCTGCAACTGTATCATCATTTAAGTGTATATGAGTAAGCTCTAATTCAGGGTGACCTTCTAAAGCTTCTCTTTTTACAGCAAAACCATGATTTTGAGAAGTAATTTCACCTTTCCCTGTAATAAGATTTTTTACTGGATGATTTATACCTCTGTGCCCGCCAAACATTTTATAAGTTTTCACTCCATTAGCAAGTGCAATTACCTGATGCCCTAAACAAATACCAAATAAAGGTTTATCATCAGCAATAATTCTTTTTGCTACCTCGATCGCACCAAAAAGCGGATCCGGATCACCAGGTCCGTTTGATAAGAAATAACCATCAGGATTAAACCCTGTTAAATCTTCGTATGTTGAGTCGTATGGGAAAACTTTAATATAACAATCTCTTTTCGCAAGATTTCTTAGAATATTCTTTTTAATTCCAAGATCAAGTGCTGAAATTTTATATGTAGCATTATCATCTCCTACAAAGTATGGTTCTTTTGTAGACACTTTAGAAGCCAATTCCAGTCCTTCCATATCAGGAACATTTGCTAATTCTTTCTTCAAGTCTTCAACAGAAGTTCCATCTGTACAGATAACTGCATTCATAGCTCCATTATCACGAATATAACTAACAAGAGCTCTGGTATCAACATCAGAAATACAAATAAGATTTTGTTTTGTAAAGTAATCTTCTAAGCTTCCAGAAGCACCTTCTCTAGAATAGTTAAAGCTAAAGTTTTTACAAACTAAACCAGCAATTTTAACGCTCTCTGACTCTACTTCTAAATCATTGATTCCGTAATTACCGATATGCGGATTAGTCGTAACCATTATTTGTCCGAAATAAGAAGGATCAGTAAAAATTTCCTGATATCCCGTCATTCCAGTATTAAAACAAACTTCACCAAAAGTTTTACCGCTAATTCCGATAGATTTTCCGTGAAAAATTGTTCCATCACTAAGTAATAAAATGGCGCTTTTTCGTGTTGTGTATTTCATTATTTAATTTGTATTGTTTTTTATCAAGTTATAAAACCAAAATCATGGTTTTAAATGTAATTAGAAATTTTGCAAATTTACTTCTTTAAAGAAGCCCTTCCAAGATTTTTTAAAACTTTCACTCATAAAAATAAAACCTATTATTTTAAATATGTTACACTTTTGAGGTTTCAAAAAATCAAAAAAAAAGGATAAACTAAAAATTAGTTTATCCTTTAATATTATAGAATGATTACTTTCATAATTATTCAGAAGCTTCAGTAGTCGTTTCTGATTCAGCAGCAGGAGCTTCTGGAGTAGCAGCTTCTGCTTTTTTAGCTTTACCACCACGACGGCTTTTTGCTTTTTTAACTTCTTTTTTACCTCCGTTGTAAAGTTCATTGAAGTCAACAAGTTCGATCATTGCCATATCAGCATTATCTCCCAAACGATTTCCAACTTTAATGATACGAGTGTATCCACCTGGACGGTCTCCAACTTTAGCAGCCACATCTCTGAACAAGTCAGTTACAGCATATTTGCTACGTAGGTATGCAAAAACAATACGACGATTGTGAGTCGTATCTTCTTTTGATTTTGTGATTAAAGGCTCAACGAATTGTTTAAGCGCTTTAGCTTTAGCAACAGTAGTGTTAATACGTTTGTGCTCAATAAGAGAACAAGCCATATTAGCCAACATAGCTTTTCTATGTCCAGTCTGTCTGCTTAAGTGGTTGAATTTTTTTCCGTGTCTCATGACGTGTTTTTTTTATCTTCATCTTGCTACAATCCACTATGGAGAGCAAAATATGAAGTAAATTATTCTTTATCTAATTTGTATTTAGCTAAATCCATTCCGAAAGTTAAATTCTTCACTGCAACAAGTTCATCAAGTTCAGTTAAAGATTTTTTACCAAAATTACGGAATTTCATTAGGTCATTTTTATTGAACGATACTAAATCACCAAGTGTATCAACTTCAGCCGCTTTCAAGCAATTTAATGCTCTCACAGATAAATCCATATCAACAAGCTTAGTTTTAAGCAATTGTCTCATATGCAATGACTCTTCATCATACGATTCTGTTTGTGCAATTTCGTCAGCCTCAAGTGTAATTCTTTCATCAGAAAACAACATGAAATGGTGAATTAAAACTTTAGCAGCTTCAGTAAGAGCATCTTTTGGATTAATAGATCCATCAGTTTTAATTTCAAAAACCAATTTTTCGTAATCTGTTTTTTGCTCTACACGGAAATTTTCGATTGCATATTTTACATTTTTTACCGGAGTAAAAATAGAATCTGTAAAAATCGTTCCAATTGCAGCATTTTGTTTTTTGTTCTCCTCAGCAGGAACGTATCCTCTACCTTTTTCGATTGTTAAATCGAAGTTCAATTTGATTTTAGAATCTAAATTACAGATAACAAGGTCTGGATTCAAAACTTGAAAACCTGAGATAAATTTTTGAAAATCACCTGCTGTTAATTGATCTTTACCAGAAACAGAAATAGTAACTGATTCATTATCGATATCTTCAATTTGACGTTTGAAACGTACTTGTTTCAGATTAAGGATAATTTCGGTAACATCTTCAACAACACCTGAAATAGTAGAAAACTCATGATCTACACCTTCGATACGAACAGATGTAATTGCATAACCTTCTAATGCTGAAAGCAAAACTCTTCTAAGTGCATTACCAACTGTCAATCCGTAACCAGGTTCCAAAGGTCTAAATTCGAATTTACCTTCAAAATCGGTTGAATCGATCATGATAACTTTATCGGGCTTTTGAAAATTAAATATTGCCATAAATTTCGACTAAGTCAATTATTATTTGTTGTACAACTCTACGATTAATTGTTCTTTAATGTTTTCTGGAATTTGAAGTCTCGCAGGTACAGAAACAAAAGTTCCTTCTTTAAGATCATTGTTCCAAGTAATCCATTCATAAACATGACTTGAATTTGATAAAGAACGTTCGATAGCTTCTAAAGATTTAGATTTTTCACGAACTGCAACTTTATCACCAGGCTTAAGGTGGTAAGAAGGAATATTAACAACCTCTCCATTTACAGTAATGTGTCTGTGAGAAACGATTTGACGCGCACCTCTTCTAGATGGAGCAATTCCCATTCTAAAAACAACATTATCTAATCTTGCTTCGCATAATTGTAATAAAACTTCACCAGTTACTCCTTTAGTCGCTGATGCTTTTTCGAATAAATTTCTGAATTGTTTTTCTAAAATTCCATAAGAATATTTAGCTTTTTGCTTTTCCATTAACTGAACAGCGTACTCAGATTTTTTTCCTCTTTTTTTAGCCATCCCGTGTTGTCCAGGTGGGTAATTTCTTTTTTCGAAAGATTTATCATCTCCGAAGATTGCCTCGCCAAATTTACGAGCGATTTTGGTTTTAGGACCAGTATATCTTGCCATTTTAAAAAAAATTTTAAGGTAGAAATTATGAATTCAGGTCTAATCCTTCGATAATTTATGTTCTACCTTGTTTATACTATAAAAATAAAAAATTAAACTCTACGTCTTTTTGGAGGACGACATCCGTTGTGAGGCATTGGAGTAACATCGATAATCTCTGTAACTTCAATTCCACCGTTATGAATAGAACGGATAGCAGACTCACGTCCGTTACCTGGTCCTTTTACATAAACTTTCACTTTTTTAAGTCCTGCCTCAAGTGCTACTTTAGCGCAATCTTCTGCTGCCATTTGAGCTGCATAAGGAGTGTTCTTTTTAGAACCTCTGAAACCCATTTTACCAGCTGAAGACCAAGAGATAACTTCACCTTTCTTATTAGTCAAAGAAATAATAATGTTATTAAAAGTGGCAGAAATATGAGCCTCACCCGTTGATTCAACGATAACTTTACGTTTTTTTGCAGTTGCTTTAGCCATATTACTTATTATTTAGTTGCTTTTTTCTTGTTAGCAACAGTTTTTCTTTTACCTTTTCTTGTTCTTGAGTTGTTTTTAGTTCTTTGCCCTCTTAATGGAAGACCAGATCTATGACGAATACCTCTGTAACATCCAATATCCATTAAACGTTTAATGTTTAATGAAATTTCAGAACGTAATTCTCCTTCGATTTTGTAAAATGAAACAGCTTCACGAATTGCTCCGATCTCATCATCATTCCAATCTTGAACTTTTTTATCTTGGCTAACTTGAGCTTTTTCCAAAATCTCAATAGCTCTACTTTTCCCTAATCCGAAGATGTAGGTAAGTGCAATAACACCTCTTTTGTTTTTTGGGATATCTACCCCTGCTATTCTTGCCATAATTATCCTTGTCTTTGTTTAAATCTAGGATTCTTTTTGTTTATTACGTACAGTCTCCCTTTTCTACGCACGATAATGCACTCGGCACTTCTCTTTTTTACTGATGCTCTAACTTTCATAGTGAATATCCTTTAATATCGATAAGTAATTCTTGCTTTTGACAAATCATAAGGACTCATTTCTAGTTTCACTTTATCACCAGGTAATAATTTGATGTAATGCATACGCATTTTTCCAGAAATATGAGCAATTACGATATGTCCATTTTCTAACTCTACACGGAACATCGCATTTGATAATGCTTCAATAATTGATCCGTCTTGTTCTATTGCTGATTGTTTTGCCATAAATATATTAAGCTACCGCTTTTCTATTTTTACCAGTCTTCATTAAACCATCATAATGTTTGTTTAACAAGTATGAATTGATCTGTTGAATAGTATCTATTGCAACACCAACCATAATTATTAATGAGGTACCCCCAAAAAACATCGCCCAAGATTGTTGTACATCCATAATACTTACAACAATAGCTGGGAACACAGCAATCAAAGCAAGGAATAAAGATCCTGGGAAAGTTATTAAAGACATCACTTTATCAAGGAAATCAGAAGTTTCAGCTCCTGGACGAACGCCCGGGATAAAACCACCGCTTCTCTTTAAATCATCAGCCATTTTGTTAGTAGGTACAGTGATTGCAGTATAAAAGAATGTAAATACAATAATTAAAGTTGCAAAAACAAAATTATACCAAAAACCAAACATATTACTAAATGCACCAACAATAGATTGTGATGTATCTGATTTAGACAATCCAGCTACAGCTGCAGGAATAAACATAATTGCCTGAGCAAAAATAATTGGCATAACCCCAGAAGCATTAAGCTTAAGAGGAATCCATTGTCTATTACCTCCTGCCAAATCTTGTTCGTAATCCCCAGTAGTTGTACGACGAGCATACTGTACAGGAATCCTACGTACTGCCATTGTAAGCAATACACAAGAAATGATAACTAACAGCCACACAATAATTTCAATAACTAATAACATTGGACCTCCATTGTTATTGGTAACACGAGTTGTAAACTCTTGAATAAAAGCTTGCGGTAAACGAGCTAAAATACCAACCATAATTAACAATGAAATACCATTTCCAATACCTTTATCTGTAATTTTCTCTCCAAGCCACATAGCAAAAATTGTACCAGTAACTAAGATTATAACAGAAGAGAACAAAAATTCAGGAGAATTAAAGCCTAGCAAAAATGCATTACTAGGCAATGTTCTGTATAAATTATAGATATAAGTTGGACCTTGAACCAATGTGATAGCGATTGTCAACCAACGAGTGATTTGATTAATCTTTTTTCTACCACTTTCCCCATCATTTTGAAGTTTTTGTAAATATGGAATCGCAATCCCCATCAACTGAACAACAATAGACGCAGAAATATAAGGCATGATACCTAAAGCAAAAACTGAAGCCTTAGAGAAAGCACCCCCGGTGAACATGTCTAGAATAGATCCTAGACCATTTTTAGTTTGTCCCGCTAAACCAGTCAATTGCGTTGCGTCAATTCCAGGAAGCGTAACGTGTGCTCCAAAACGATATACTAAAAGTAATCCTAACGTAATTAAGATTCTATTCTTTAGTTCTTCGATTTTCCAAACATTACTTATTGATTCAATAAATTTCTTCATCTTAATAGATAAGTTATATAGTTACAGCTTCTCCACCAGCAGCTTCAATAGCCGCTTTTGCAGTTGCAGTAAATTTGTGGGCAGTTACTTTTAATTTTGCTTTCAACTCTCCTCTACCTAAAATCTTAACGATTTCATTTTTAGTAGCTAGACGATTTGCCACGAAATCTGCCATTGAGACAGAATCAGTAATTGCACCTTTATCTACCAATAATTGAAGAGTATCTAAATTAACACCTTCGTATTCTTTACGATTGATGTTTGTGAAACCAAACTTAGGCACACGTCTTTGAAGTGGCATCTGCCCTCCTTCAAAACCAATCTTTTTAGAATAACCAGAACGAGATTTAGCCCCTTTGTGTCCTCTTGCAGCGGTACCACCTTTTCCAGAACCTTCTCCTCTACCTAATCTTTTATTTTGATTGTGTGTAGATCCTTCAGCAGGTTGTAAGTTACTTAAATTCATAACAGTATTTGTTATTTAGCTTCTTCAACAGAAACTAAGTGTTTAACTTTGTTTATCATCCCAAGGATAGCAGGATTTGACTCGTGCTCCACAACTTGTCCAATTTTACGTAGACCTAAAGCTTCCAAACCTCTCTTTTGAGAAAGAGGACAGTTGATTTTGCTTCTTACTTGTTTTACTAATAATTTAGCCATAATTTCCTTGAATTAACCTTTAAAAACTTTTTCTAAAGAAACACCTCTTTGTTTTGCAACAGTATGAGCACTTCTCATTTGCAATAAAGCATCAAAAGTTGCTTTTACTACGTTGTGTGGATTTGATGATCCTTGAGATTTCGACAATACATCGTGAATTCCTACTGATTCAAGAACTGAACGAACAGCTCCACCAGCGATAACTCCAGTACCATGAGATGCTGGGATTAAAAATACGCGTGCACCACCAAATTTTCCTTTTTGTTCGTGAGGAACAGATTGACCATTCAAAGGAATTCTAACTAAATTTTTCTTAGCATCTTCTACTGCTTTCGCAATTGCTTCAGAAACATCTTTAGATTTTCCTAATCCATGACCTACCACTCCATTTTCATCACCTACAACTACAATAGCAGAAAAACCGAAAGCTCTACCACCTTTTGTAACTTTAGTAACACGATTAACACTTACCAGACGATCTTTAAGTTCAAGACCACTAGGTTTTACCAATTCTACATTTTTGTATTTAGACATAATATATTAGAATTTAAGTCCAGCGGCTCTTGCGCCTTCTGCTAATGATTTAATACGACCGTGATATAAATAACCACCTCTATCAAAAGTGATTGTATCAATCCCAGCTTTTAACGCTTTCTCTGCAACTAATTTTCCAACAGCAGCAGCGATTTCAACGTTAGTACCTTTTCCTATTTCTTTTTCTCTTGAAGATGCAGCTAATATAGTAACTCCATTTACATCATCAATAATTTGAGCGTAAATTTCTTTATTACTTCTAAAAACAGAAAGTCTAGGTCTTGCAGCAGAACCACTAACCGATTTTCTAATTCTGAATTTAATTCTCTGTCTTCTATCAGATTTTGTTAATGACATAATCTTATTTTTTAAGCTGATTTACCTGCTTTTCTTCTTAATACTTCACCCACAAATTTAACACCTTTTCCTTTGTATGGCTCTGGCTTACGGAAACCTCTGATTTTCGCAGCAACTTGACCTAAAAGTTGTTTATCAAATGATGTTAATTTTACGATAGGGTTCTTACCTTTTTCAGATATTGTTTCTAAAGATACTTCTGGAGCAATTTCCAAAACAATATTGTGAGAATATCCAAGAGCTAAATCTAATTTTTGACCTTGGTTTGAAGCTCTATAACCAACTCCAACTAATTCTAGTTCTTTTGTAAAACCTTCAGAAACACCGATAATCATATTATTGATCAAAGATCTATATAATCCGTGTTTTGCTCTGTGGTCTTTATGATCAGACGATCTTTCTACTAAAACTTGATCGCCTTCAACAGTTACATTTACGTCCGAAAACTCCTGAACTAATTGACCTTTTTTTCCTTTTACTGTAATAATACCGTCTTTAACTTCTACAGTTACACCAGCAGTGATTACAATTGGGCTTTTACCTATTCTTGACATCTTATTTAGTCTTTAAAATTAGTATACGTAACAAATTACTTCACCACCTACATTTAATTGTTTCGCTTGTTTTCCAGTCATAAGACCTTTTGAAGTTGAAACAATTGCAATTCCTAATCCATTAAGGATTCTTGGTAATTTGGCAGCACCTGCATATTTACGTAAACCAGGTTTACTAATTCTTTGGATATCTTTAATTACTGGCTCCTTAGTATCTTTATCATACTTTAAAGCAATTTTGATAGAACCTTGTACTGTGTTCTGCTCAAATTTGTAACTTAAGATATAACCTTGATCAAATAAGATCTTAGTTATTTCTTTTTTAAGATTAGATGCTGGAATCTCAACAACTTTGTGGTTTGCAGCCACAGCATTACGAACTCTAGTCAAATAATCTGCAATAGGATCTGTATACATATGTATTTGATTGCGATTATGGTTTTCAGGAAGCACTCTGCCTCCTGAACCTTTAATCAATTTATAAACTTTTTTTAAATTACCAGCTGGCTTTTTTTACACCTGGAATTAATCCATTGTTAGCCATTTCACGGAAAGTTACACGTGAAATACCGAATTGACGGATATAACCTCTTGGTCTAC contains:
- the rplF gene encoding 50S ribosomal protein L6 codes for the protein MSRIGKSPIVITAGVTVEVKDGIITVKGKKGQLVQEFSDVNVTVEGDQVLVERSSDHKDHRAKHGLYRSLINNMIIGVSEGFTKELELVGVGYRASNQGQKLDLALGYSHNIVLEIAPEVSLETISEKGKNPIVKLTSFDKQLLGQVAAKIRGFRKPEPYKGKGVKFVGEVLRRKAGKSA
- the rpsK gene encoding 30S ribosomal protein S11 — its product is MAKATAKKRKVIVESTGEAHISATFNNIIISLTNKKGEVISWSSAGKMGFRGSKKNTPYAAQMAAEDCAKVALEAGLKKVKVYVKGPGNGRESAIRSIHNGGIEVTEIIDVTPMPHNGCRPPKRRRV
- the rpsM gene encoding 30S ribosomal protein S13 yields the protein MARIAGVDIPKNKRGVIALTYIFGLGKSRAIEILEKAQVSQDKKVQDWNDDEIGAIREAVSFYKIEGELRSEISLNIKRLMDIGCYRGIRHRSGLPLRGQRTKNNSRTRKGKRKTVANKKKATK
- the ykgO gene encoding type B 50S ribosomal protein L36, which gives rise to MKVRASVKKRSAECIIVRRKGRLYVINKKNPRFKQRQG
- a CDS encoding DNA-directed RNA polymerase subunit alpha; this translates as MAIFNFQKPDKVIMIDSTDFEGKFEFRPLEPGYGLTVGNALRRVLLSALEGYAITSVRIEGVDHEFSTISGVVEDVTEIILNLKQVRFKRQIEDIDNESVTISVSGKDQLTAGDFQKFISGFQVLNPDLVICNLDSKIKLNFDLTIEKGRGYVPAEENKKQNAAIGTIFTDSIFTPVKNVKYAIENFRVEQKTDYEKLVFEIKTDGSINPKDALTEAAKVLIHHFMLFSDERITLEADEIAQTESYDEESLHMRQLLKTKLVDMDLSVRALNCLKAAEVDTLGDLVSFNKNDLMKFRNFGKKSLTELDELVAVKNLTFGMDLAKYKLDKE
- the carA gene encoding glutamine-hydrolyzing carbamoyl-phosphate synthase small subunit, coding for MKYTTRKSAILLLSDGTIFHGKSIGISGKTFGEVCFNTGMTGYQEIFTDPSYFGQIMVTTNPHIGNYGINDLEVESESVKIAGLVCKNFSFNYSREGASGSLEDYFTKQNLICISDVDTRALVSYIRDNGAMNAVICTDGTSVEDLKKELANVPDMEGLELASKVSTKEPYFVGDDNATYKISALDLGIKKNILRNLAKRDCYIKVFPYDSTYEDLTGFNPDGYFLSNGPGDPDPLFGAIEVAKRIIADDKPLFGICLGHQVIALANGVKTYKMFGGHRGINHPVKNLITGKGEITSQNHGFAVKREALEGHPELELTHIHLNDDTVAGMRMKNKNCFSVQYHPEASPGPHDSSYLFDQFVENIKLAGSKTM
- the rplQ gene encoding 50S ribosomal protein L17, giving the protein MRHGKKFNHLSRQTGHRKAMLANMACSLIEHKRINTTVAKAKALKQFVEPLITKSKEDTTHNRRIVFAYLRSKYAVTDLFRDVAAKVGDRPGGYTRIIKVGNRLGDNADMAMIELVDFNELYNGGKKEVKKAKSRRGGKAKKAEAATPEAPAAESETTTEASE
- the rpsE gene encoding 30S ribosomal protein S5 codes for the protein MMSKYKNVELVKPSGLELKDRLVSVNRVTKVTKGGRAFGFSAIVVVGDENGVVGHGLGKSKDVSEAIAKAVEDAKKNLVRIPLNGQSVPHEQKGKFGGARVFLIPASHGTGVIAGGAVRSVLESVGIHDVLSKSQGSSNPHNVVKATFDALLQMRSAHTVAKQRGVSLEKVFKG
- the infA gene encoding translation initiation factor IF-1, whose product is MAKQSAIEQDGSIIEALSNAMFRVELENGHIVIAHISGKMRMHYIKLLPGDKVKLEMSPYDLSKARITYRY
- the secY gene encoding preprotein translocase subunit SecY is translated as MKKFIESISNVWKIEELKNRILITLGLLLVYRFGAHVTLPGIDATQLTGLAGQTKNGLGSILDMFTGGAFSKASVFALGIMPYISASIVVQLMGIAIPYLQKLQNDGESGRKKINQITRWLTIAITLVQGPTYIYNLYRTLPSNAFLLGFNSPEFLFSSVIILVTGTIFAMWLGEKITDKGIGNGISLLIMVGILARLPQAFIQEFTTRVTNNNGGPMLLVIEIIVWLLVIISCVLLTMAVRRIPVQYARRTTTGDYEQDLAGGNRQWIPLKLNASGVMPIIFAQAIMFIPAAVAGLSKSDTSQSIVGAFSNMFGFWYNFVFATLIIVFTFFYTAITVPTNKMADDLKRSGGFIPGVRPGAETSDFLDKVMSLITFPGSLFLALIAVFPAIVVSIMDVQQSWAMFFGGTSLIIMVGVAIDTIQQINSYLLNKHYDGLMKTGKNRKAVA
- the eno gene encoding phosphopyruvate hydratase gives rise to the protein MSIIIKVHARQILDSRGNPTIEVDVVTENGVLGRAAVPSGASTGEHEAVELRDGGKAYLGKGVLNAVNNVNTVIAEELVGTSVFEQNTIDQLMIDLDGTPNKSKLGANAILGVSLAAAKAAANELGLPLYRYVGGVSANTLPVPMMNIINGGSHSDAPIAFQEFMIFPVKATSFTHAMQMGTEIFHSLKKVLHDRGLSTAVGDEGGFAPNLAGGTEDALDTIKLAVEKAGYTFGDEIMIALDCAASEFYVNGKYDYTKFEGETGKIRTSEEQADYLADLASKYPIISIEDGMYEDDWDGWKYLTEKIGNKVQLVGDDLFVTNVARLSTGIEKGIANSILVKVNQIGTLTETIAAVNMAKNAGYTSVMSHRSGETEDNTIADLAVALNCGQIKTGSASRSDRMAKYNQLLRIEEELGSTAYFPGLNAFKIK
- the rplO gene encoding 50S ribosomal protein L15, whose product is MNLSNLQPAEGSTHNQNKRLGRGEGSGKGGTAARGHKGAKSRSGYSKKIGFEGGQMPLQRRVPKFGFTNINRKEYEGVNLDTLQLLVDKGAITDSVSMADFVANRLATKNEIVKILGRGELKAKLKVTAHKFTATAKAAIEAAGGEAVTI
- the rpsH gene encoding 30S ribosomal protein S8, with product MYTDPIADYLTRVRNAVAANHKVVEIPASNLKKEITKILFDQGYILSYKFEQNTVQGSIKIALKYDKDTKEPVIKDIQRISKPGLRKYAGAAKLPRILNGLGIAIVSTSKGLMTGKQAKQLNVGGEVICYVY
- the rpsD gene encoding 30S ribosomal protein S4 — encoded protein: MARYTGPKTKIARKFGEAIFGDDKSFEKRNYPPGQHGMAKKRGKKSEYAVQLMEKQKAKYSYGILEKQFRNLFEKASATKGVTGEVLLQLCEARLDNVVFRMGIAPSRRGARQIVSHRHITVNGEVVNIPSYHLKPGDKVAVREKSKSLEAIERSLSNSSHVYEWITWNNDLKEGTFVSVPARLQIPENIKEQLIVELYNK
- the rplR gene encoding 50S ribosomal protein L18, producing the protein MSLTKSDRRQRIKFRIRKSVSGSAARPRLSVFRSNKEIYAQIIDDVNGVTILAASSREKEIGKGTNVEIAAAVGKLVAEKALKAGIDTITFDRGGYLYHGRIKSLAEGARAAGLKF
- the rpmD gene encoding 50S ribosomal protein L30 translates to MAKLLVKQVRSKINCPLSQKRGLEALGLRKIGQVVEHESNPAILGMINKVKHLVSVEEAK